The following are from one region of the Spodoptera frugiperda isolate SF20-4 chromosome 20, AGI-APGP_CSIRO_Sfru_2.0, whole genome shotgun sequence genome:
- the LOC118271163 gene encoding proton-coupled folate transporter-like produces MAIPEEQPLKHKEKPKKKSFKEKLISIKENITVEPVLVCYVVPGVLSRLATQNLNLDKACRVNMKFGDKVCDALIAKKGNQYLKEELAVQELIAGMEMWKSVLLTALPSLLILFLGAWSDRTGKRKICILLPIFGDLLMCLNDLLNAYYFYELPVQVTMFFDGFFPAITGGWITTYMGIFAYISDISSEENRTFRVGIANLCLTAGGPIGSVLSGILLNWTGYYGVFTISALLNLISILYGFFLINDPERPVTEKPKQNESFNVRGFLKSFFDIKHVKDTLTVAFKKGPNKRRTKSILVLASIAFIYGPSHGEATVRYLFTRYRFNWDALMYSFYSTFFICIHALGALVSISLFSHRLRWDDSVLGLISNGSKVVGALYTGLARNTRDMYIAVAIEMFNATSFTALRSISSKLVTSDELGKMTSFFNLMEVVTSMIFGPLYSWIYMCTLETDAGIVYYFSTALTIPPLLFFVWFFIQNRKDVAALEDKCDDAATELQSKRKKDSLINSLDLDHELIVVE; encoded by the exons ATGGCCATCCCAGAAGAACAGCCACTAAAGCAtaaagaaaaaccaaaaaagaaatCGTTCAAAGAGAAGTTAATAAGTATAAAAGAGAACATTACTGTGGAACCAGTTCTGGTGTGTTATGTGGTCCCGGGAGTGTTGTCTAGGTTGGCGACACAAAACCTGAACTTGGACAAAGCATGTCGGGTGAACATGAAGTTTGGGGACAAAGTTTGCGATGCACTGATCGCTAAAAAGGGAAACCAGTACTTGAAGGAGGAATTGGCGGTGCAGGAGTTGATAGCAGGAATGGAGATGTGGAAGAGTGTGTTGTTGACAGCGTTACCGAGTTTATTGATCCTGTTCCTTGGAGCCTGGAGTGATAGGACGGGGAAGCGGAAGATATGCATCCTACTTCCCATCTTTGGGGATCTACTTATGTGTTTGAACGATTTACTTAACGCGTACTATTTCTATGAGTTGCCGGTGCAAGTGACCATGTTCTTCGATGGGTTCTTCCCTGCTATCACGGGAGGATGGATCACTACTTACATGGGTATTTTTGCATATATCAGTGACATATCAAGTGAGGAGAATAGGACGTTTCGGGTGGGGATAGCCAATTTATGCTTGACAGCAGGAGGACCAATAGGATCTGTTCTCAGTGGTATTCTTCTAAATTGGACAGGATACTATGGAGTATTCACTATCAGTGCGTTGTTGAATCTGATTAGTATTCTCTATGGATTCTTCCTTATCAATGATCCGGAGAGACCCGTTACAGAAAAACCAAAACAG AACGAATCGTTCAACGTAAGGGGCTTCCTAAAATCCTTTTTCGACATAAAACACGTAAAAGACACTTTGACTGTCGCATTCAAAAAAGGACCTAATAAGAGGAGGACAAAGTCCATTTTAGTGCTGGCATCCATTGCGTTTATATACGGCCCGTCTCATG GAGAAGCCACGGTACGCTACTTGTTCACGCGGTATCGTTTCAACTGGGACGCTCTCATGTACAGTTTCTACAGCACTTTCTTCATATGTATACATGCGCTGG GTGCTTTGGTCTCAATAAGCCTGTTCAGTCATCGCTTGAGGTGGGATGACTCAGTTCTGGGCCTGATCTCCAATGGCAGCAAGGTGGTTGGTGCCTTATATACTGGTCTCGCTAGAAATACTAGGGACATGTATATAG CTGTGGCCATAGAAATGTTCAATGCGACATCCTTCACTGCGTTGAGGTCCATATCGTCCAAACTAGTCACCAGTGATGAATTAG GTAAAATGACTTCATTCTTCAATCTGATGGAAGTGGTGACATCAATGATCTTCGGGCCATTGTACTCCTGGATCTACATGTGTACCTTGGAAACTGATGCTGGGATCGTGTACTATTTCAGCACGGCCCTCACAATCCCACCTTTACTATTTTTTGT CTGGTTCTTCATACAAAACCGTAAGGACGTCGCAGCACTAGAAGATAAGTGTGACGATGCGGCCACAGAGTTACAGTCCAAGAGGAAAAAGGATTCTCTCATCAACAGCTTAGATTTAGATCATGAATTAATTGTAGttgaataa